One window of Papaver somniferum cultivar HN1 chromosome 9, ASM357369v1, whole genome shotgun sequence genomic DNA carries:
- the LOC113310648 gene encoding pentatricopeptide repeat-containing protein At2g33680-like has product MSILSSSVFPSCQSKSQHHFPYLRPTTTPPNNFLSSRTFITSRNLTCPKIKLSVAASFVLHDDWPQLLQLSIGSRDYKLGLSIHAFLIKLGSHNETFQGNNLINLYSKFNKLNDAQKVFDEMTIRNTITWTSLMNGYSQNNNDAEAVFTIACNMHRLGEDFSGHTCTVILQACESARDQIVGEQVHSLVIKSGFEENLVVGTSLLSMYLRSGSLASAENVFRNLDDKDIQCLNSMILGYGKEGDGQKSFQLFCDLLNYGLEPSDYTFTSVLSSSGGKIGAREGRQLHGLAVKHGVVNEISVGNALVTLYGKYGLVEEAEKMFFSMTKRNLVTWTALLSVYVKNNEGEKSISGFLEMLHLGICFDTNCLATFIDGCSECRDLKLGIQIHGFVTKLGYFSDLFIGTALIDLYAKCGNLSYAKLVFSSLAVPNTASFNAILAGYMKIDEGEGETDEYMFLFHQARLSGVEPDFVTFSRLIGLSAEQASLVKGMALHGYSIKVGLENEIIVGNALVSMYAKCGEVEDSRRMFYTMVCHDLVSWNSLISGCALHGQGEEVLLLFEEMRRRRFIPDEITVLSVLQACSHSGLFDVGIHLFWNMESKFKIKPAIEHYACMVDLLGRSGSLSKAMEFIKQSAFSESPLLWRTLINTSNLHGDVNISTLASKHLLDLVPDDAGSYILISNMYAGGGMFSDAARVRTLMNNRKMKKDAGCSWIEVDNKVHRFFASGEDHQKSKEIYKKLDELRCLMKEKSHPDIVSLQTWDM; this is encoded by the coding sequence ATGTCTATCCTTTCTTCCTCTGTCTTTCCCTCATGCCAATCAAAATCTCAGCATCATTTCCCATATCTAAGGCCAACGACAACTCCTCCTAACAATTTCTTGTCATCTCGTACATTCATCACCTCAAGAAACTTAACATGTCCGAAGATAAAGCTGTCAGTTGCCGCGTCTTTTGTTCTGCACGATGACTGGCCTCAGCTCCTTCAACTCTCAATTGGGTCTAGAGATTACAAGTTGGGTTTGTCAATTCATGCATTTCTTATCAAACTAGGCTCTCATAATGAAACCTTTCAAGGAAATAATCTTATAAATCTCTACTCTAAGTTTAACAAATTGAATGACGCACAAAAGGTTTTCGATGAAATGACAATAAGAAACACAATCACTTGGACTTCTTTGATGAATGGGTATTCTCAAAACAATAATGACGCTGAAGCTGTGTTTACAATTGCTTGCAATATGCATAGATTAGGAGAAGATTTCAGTGGGCACACGTGCACCGTGATTTTACAGGCATGTGAGTCTGCTAGAGATCAAATAGTAGGAGAACAAGTTCATAGTTTAGTCATCAAAAGTGGGTTTGAGGAAAATCTTGTTGTTGGTACTTCACTGTTGTCAATGTATTTGAGAAGTGGATCTTTGGCTAGTGCAGAAAATGTTTTTAGGAATTTGGATGACAAAGATATTCAGTGTTTGAATTCTATGATTTTAGGGTATGGGAAGGAAGGAGATGGACAAAAATCATTTCAGTTGTTTTGTGATTTACTAAATTATGGTTTGGAACCAAGTGACTATACGTTCACCAGTGTTTTAAGTTCTTCCGGTGGGAAGATTGGTGCAAGAGAAGGAAGGCAATTACATGGACTCGCTGTTAAACATGGTGTGGTGAATGAAATTTCTGTTGGAAATGCATTGGTTACGCTGTATGGGAAATACGGGTTGGTGGAGGAAGCAGAGAAGATGTTTTTTAGTATGACCAAGAGAAATTTAGTTACTTGGACTGCACTTTTATCAGTGTATGTGAAGAACAATGAGGGAGAAAAGTCCATTAGTGGATTTCTCGAGATGCTTCACTTGGGTATTTGCTTTGACACAAACTGCCTCGCTACTTTTATTGATGGTTGTTCAGAGTGTAGGGATTTGAAACTGGGAATTCAGATTCATGGGTTCGTGACAAAGCTTGGTTACTTTTCAGATCTTTTTATAGGAACTGCTCTAATTGATCTGTATGCAAAATGTGGTAATCTTAGTTATGCAAAACTAGTTTTCAGCAGTCTTGCTGTTCCAAATACTGCCAGTTTCAATGCTATTCTAGCTGGTTATATGAAGATAGATGAAGGTGAGGGGGAAACAGACGAGTATATGTTTTTATTTCACCAAGCAAGGCTCTCTGGAGTAGAACCGGACTTTGTTACTTTTTCACGGCTCATTGGTTTGTCTGCTGAACAAGCGTCTCTAGTCAAAGGTATGGCTTTACATGGTTATTCCATTAAAGTAGGACTTGAGAATGAGATTATTGTGGGAAATGCACTAGTTTCAATGTATGCAAAATGTGGTGAAGTTGAAGACTCTCGTAGAATGTTTTACACAATGGTGTGCCATGACTtggtttcatggaattcattgatTTCTGGTTGTGCTCTGCATGGACAGGGAGAGGAAGTTTTATTGCTTTTCGAggaaatgagaagaagaagatttatacCTGATGAGATAACAGTACTGTCAGTTCTTCAAGCTTGCAGCCATTCAGGTTTATTTGATGTTGGGATTCACTTATTCTGGAACATGGAATCAAAATTTAAGATCAAACCAGCAATTGAGCATTACGCGTGCATGGTTGATCTTTTAGGTAGATCAGGTAGCTTGTCAAAAGCTATGGAGTTCATTAAGCAGAGTGCATTTTCGGAATCACCTTTGTTATGGAGAACACTGATCAATACAAGTAATCTACACGGGGATGTAAACATAAGTACCCTTGCTTCAAAACATTTGCTTGATCTGGTTCCAGATGATGCAGGTTCATATATTCTTATTTCAAATATGTATGCTGGAGGAGGAATGTTCAGTGATGCTGCAAGGGTAAGAACACTGATGAATAACAGGAAGATGAAAAAGGACGCAGGCTGTAGCTGGATCGAGGTTGATAATAAGGTTCACAGGTTTTTTGCTAGTGGGGAAGATCATCAAAAGAGCAAGGAAATATATAAGAAATTGGATGAACTAAGGTGCCTTATGAAAGAGAAATCACACCCCGACATTGTTTCCCTACAAACTTGGGATATgtag